A section of the Desulfomonile tiedjei genome encodes:
- a CDS encoding AAA family ATPase, translating into MSGRLDDLIRALSHPSIYPHNPQSVRVLQTHISVVFIAGDLVYKIKKPVDFGFLDFTTLEKRRFFCRQEVELNSRFSEGIYLGVESIYEGPSGVNLRGEGDEIEAAVLMRRVPEDQTMLKMLEAERITPEILDQLADRLAYFHSQAATGPEISSFGSPEVIYQNLRENFEQTEAYVGKTIDAETHKEVSQLAMDFLQTHKDLFRQRIRQGFIRDCHGDLHLDHVVILDEIMLYDCIEFNDRFRYGDTAADLAFLLMDLDFRGFPAFSEQISNRYADSSGDREILRLLPFYKSYRAFVRGKVLGFTLDEPEVSFAEKESSRAMAGAYFRLALAYMMPPPPPALVIFSGLMATGKSHLAERLGVRLGVEPLRSDKVRKEIHGLPPIKHQLDKYGQGIYRPDATERTYEALLVEARQRLNRGESVILDASFMRYRHRRAARELALATNAAFRIVECACPDEIIRQRLEDRLQNKKEPSDATWEIFPDQKVRFEPIGPEERQGHRVWDSTTNADSFLASLVLDLMCP; encoded by the coding sequence GTGAGCGGCAGGCTGGATGACCTGATTCGGGCCTTATCCCACCCCTCGATCTACCCCCACAATCCCCAGTCGGTAAGGGTGCTTCAGACCCATATCTCAGTGGTCTTCATCGCGGGCGACCTGGTCTACAAGATCAAGAAGCCAGTGGACTTCGGTTTCCTGGACTTCACAACACTTGAAAAACGTCGCTTCTTTTGCCGGCAGGAAGTGGAGTTGAATTCGCGCTTCTCCGAGGGCATCTACCTGGGAGTGGAGTCCATTTATGAGGGCCCCTCCGGTGTGAACCTGCGCGGGGAAGGGGACGAAATCGAAGCCGCGGTGCTCATGCGGCGCGTTCCCGAAGATCAGACGATGCTGAAAATGCTGGAGGCAGAGCGCATAACTCCTGAGATTCTCGATCAGCTCGCGGACAGGCTGGCTTATTTTCATTCCCAGGCAGCCACAGGACCCGAGATATCTAGCTTCGGGTCACCCGAGGTGATCTATCAGAACCTTAGAGAGAACTTTGAACAAACGGAAGCTTATGTGGGGAAAACCATCGATGCCGAGACCCATAAAGAAGTCTCACAATTGGCAATGGATTTCCTTCAAACGCACAAAGATCTCTTTCGACAAAGGATTCGTCAAGGATTCATCCGGGATTGCCACGGAGACCTTCATCTGGATCACGTGGTGATACTCGATGAAATCATGCTCTATGACTGTATTGAATTTAACGATCGCTTCCGTTACGGAGACACTGCGGCAGATCTGGCTTTTCTACTCATGGACCTGGATTTCAGGGGATTTCCTGCTTTTTCGGAGCAGATCTCCAATAGGTACGCGGATTCGTCGGGAGACCGCGAGATTCTACGACTGCTGCCTTTCTACAAGTCTTATCGCGCTTTTGTGAGGGGCAAGGTCCTGGGCTTTACCTTGGATGAGCCCGAGGTTTCCTTCGCGGAAAAAGAATCCTCTCGCGCGATGGCCGGTGCCTATTTCCGACTGGCTCTCGCGTACATGATGCCCCCACCCCCACCAGCGCTTGTGATCTTCTCGGGCCTGATGGCCACGGGAAAGAGTCACCTGGCAGAGAGGCTCGGGGTGAGGCTTGGAGTCGAGCCTTTGCGATCCGATAAAGTTCGCAAAGAGATACATGGATTACCTCCAATAAAACATCAACTTGACAAGTACGGCCAGGGGATCTATAGACCGGATGCGACAGAACGGACGTATGAGGCGCTTCTGGTTGAAGCCCGGCAGCGCCTTAATCGTGGAGAATCCGTTATCTTGGACGCTTCTTTTATGCGGTATCGACATCGCCGGGCAGCACGTGAACTTGCCTTGGCCACCAACGCGGCTTTCAGGATCGTGGAATGTGCCTGCCCCGACGAGATCATTCGGCAACGGCTCGAAGACCGGCTCCAGAATAAAAAGGAGCCCTCGGACGCAACGTGGGAGATCTTCCCCGACCAGAAAGTCCGTTTCGAACCCATAGGCCCGGAAGAACGCCAAGGCCATCGCGTGTGGGATTCAACCACCAATGCAGACTCTTTCCTGGCTTCATTGGTTCTTGACCTCATGTGTCCCTAA
- a CDS encoding tetratricopeptide repeat protein → MSFGQILAFSLASILLAGCVPQTVSGPGKEEKDVQLHYQMGINYLNEGKTPQAIKELMEAQKLSSKNADVEHALGLAYQAKGLNDKAIEQYKKALELEPKLSEARNNLGTAYLAKSMYDEAVKEFEQCLKDPTYATPEKAAYNMGVAYFNMKDLDKAIEHYEKAIALKDNNPNALYNLGFCYEEKRAYQKALDYYKKASNMDLAFREAYYRMGVVLELQDDHAKVVDTMKKALEVDGDYHAARLLMGKALVRIGKVDNGVKELERVLKSDPESNLGKEAQNEIAKLKLSKFRGIAKP, encoded by the coding sequence ATGAGCTTCGGTCAAATCCTTGCTTTCAGTCTGGCGTCTATTTTGTTGGCAGGGTGCGTGCCTCAGACGGTTTCCGGTCCGGGGAAAGAAGAGAAGGATGTGCAGCTTCACTACCAGATGGGCATAAACTATCTCAACGAGGGAAAAACCCCGCAAGCAATAAAGGAACTGATGGAAGCGCAGAAACTGTCATCAAAAAATGCGGATGTAGAGCATGCGCTAGGGCTTGCGTATCAGGCGAAGGGACTTAACGACAAGGCGATAGAGCAATACAAAAAAGCCTTGGAACTGGAGCCCAAGTTAAGTGAGGCTCGAAACAACCTCGGCACGGCTTATCTTGCCAAAAGCATGTACGATGAAGCTGTCAAGGAATTTGAGCAGTGTTTGAAGGACCCCACATATGCCACACCTGAAAAGGCCGCATACAATATGGGCGTGGCATACTTCAACATGAAGGACCTGGATAAGGCTATTGAACACTATGAGAAAGCTATCGCTCTGAAAGACAATAATCCCAATGCCTTGTATAACCTGGGGTTCTGCTACGAGGAAAAAAGGGCTTACCAGAAGGCCCTCGACTATTATAAGAAGGCCTCTAACATGGACCTGGCGTTTAGAGAGGCCTATTACCGCATGGGTGTGGTGTTAGAGCTTCAGGACGATCACGCCAAAGTTGTGGACACCATGAAGAAAGCCCTCGAAGTTGATGGCGATTATCATGCCGCGCGCCTGCTGATGGGAAAGGCGCTTGTCCGCATAGGAAAGGTGGACAACGGTGTGAAAGAACTGGAACGTGTTCTGAAAAGCGATCCGGAGAGCAACTTGGGCAAAGAAGCTCAGAATGAGATCGCGAAACTGAAGCTGTCGAAGTTTAGAGGTATCGCCAAACCATAG
- a CDS encoding IMP cyclohydrolase, whose product MPKIQRALISVTNKSGIDELGKGLAEFGVEILSTGGTAKTLGQAGVKIKEVADFTGFPEMLDGRVKTLHPKIHGGILGIRSRSEHVQAMNEHGILPIDMVVVNLYAFEKTVARQGCALPDAIENIDIGGPTLLRAAAKNYPFVTVITDPADYAAVLEEMKRSEGAVSEATNFRLAKKVFKLTHEYDGAITRYLASVSGPDR is encoded by the coding sequence ATGCCGAAGATCCAGCGAGCGTTAATCAGTGTTACGAACAAGTCCGGAATCGACGAACTGGGGAAAGGCCTGGCCGAATTTGGGGTGGAGATTCTCTCCACCGGCGGAACAGCCAAGACGCTCGGGCAAGCCGGCGTGAAAATCAAAGAGGTGGCCGATTTCACCGGGTTTCCTGAGATGCTCGACGGAAGAGTCAAAACTCTGCATCCGAAAATTCACGGCGGGATACTGGGCATTCGTTCGCGCTCCGAGCATGTTCAGGCCATGAATGAGCATGGGATTCTCCCCATAGACATGGTGGTGGTCAACCTGTACGCGTTCGAAAAGACCGTCGCTCGGCAGGGATGCGCTTTGCCCGACGCCATAGAAAACATCGACATCGGAGGACCTACCTTACTGAGGGCCGCGGCCAAGAATTATCCCTTTGTCACGGTTATAACCGACCCTGCGGACTACGCAGCGGTCCTGGAAGAGATGAAGCGTTCCGAGGGAGCTGTATCGGAAGCGACGAACTTCCGCCTGGCCAAAAAGGTTTTCAAACTGACCCACGAGTACGACGGTGCTATCACTCGATACCTGGCGTCGGTGTCCGGCCCGGACAGGTAG
- the purE gene encoding 5-(carboxyamino)imidazole ribonucleotide mutase: MKKIQVGIIMGSDSDLAVMEKAAQILRRFGISYFMTVASAHRTPEKVAALAKRAEEEDWKALIAGAGMAAHLAGFLAAHTVVPVIGVPMDSSSLKGLDALLSTVQMPGGVPVATMGLGAAGAKNAGLLVVHILAAFDPSLRNKLKQYRKEQAAEVEKKAARVEGREE, from the coding sequence ATGAAAAAGATTCAGGTCGGGATAATTATGGGGAGTGACTCGGATCTGGCGGTCATGGAAAAGGCTGCCCAGATCCTGCGGCGTTTCGGGATATCGTATTTCATGACCGTTGCCTCCGCCCATCGGACCCCCGAGAAGGTGGCAGCCCTTGCTAAAAGAGCTGAAGAAGAAGACTGGAAGGCCCTTATCGCAGGGGCCGGAATGGCAGCGCACCTCGCGGGTTTCTTGGCTGCCCATACCGTGGTGCCGGTGATCGGTGTACCGATGGATTCCTCGTCCCTGAAAGGGTTGGACGCGCTGCTGTCAACGGTCCAAATGCCGGGTGGCGTACCGGTGGCGACCATGGGACTGGGAGCCGCGGGCGCAAAGAACGCGGGCCTGCTCGTCGTTCACATTCTGGCTGCATTCGATCCGAGCCTGAGAAACAAGCTCAAACAATACCGAAAAGAACAAGCCGCAGAAGTAGAAAAAAAAGCAGCCCGCGTGGAGGGTAGAGAAGAATAG
- a CDS encoding class II fructose-bisphosphate aldolase: MQGQPVVTKSDFERALAVGRPPNVAKLFPHSRALIVSGKVIDRAMIAKGHAIAIAASARNSFVAYGALRAAQRANAAIIIEIAKSEGGADAYCDVSLWNMARLVDAICNELNITVPVAIHADHYGIKKDADRESARTEIPSLFDAGVTSIAIDASHLPDVDNLLTNLALSQFVPAWAGYETEVGEIKGKQGLSTVAEALFLIQGLNAHNLHPDWIALNNGTTHGIEASAAGIQVELTAQIHKALEPYHTSGAQHGTSGNSFERLKRIAGETHTTKANVATALQMVSWGLKVNEYGNAIQDENGNFIKIRDAGVSDPLWEQMVAYAREKGLKGGDFKKLNKPFENKLLGQPREYRQKMIQAVDDFIFMLITEVFNGHDTAPLAVEAILKAGSYDLGPKASRIEDPAQWTEEKIREKANSLESDKGPSGNFED; the protein is encoded by the coding sequence ATGCAGGGTCAACCGGTTGTTACAAAAAGCGATTTCGAACGAGCGCTGGCCGTCGGGCGCCCGCCAAACGTGGCCAAATTGTTTCCGCATTCCAGAGCACTTATTGTCAGCGGAAAGGTCATCGACCGGGCCATGATAGCCAAGGGCCATGCAATAGCCATAGCCGCGAGCGCCAGAAACTCCTTTGTCGCCTACGGAGCGCTCCGAGCAGCCCAGAGAGCGAACGCTGCCATAATAATCGAGATTGCCAAATCCGAAGGCGGCGCGGACGCCTATTGCGACGTTAGTCTCTGGAACATGGCCCGGTTGGTTGATGCCATATGCAATGAACTGAATATCACCGTTCCCGTGGCCATCCACGCTGATCATTACGGAATAAAGAAAGACGCTGACAGGGAGTCCGCGAGGACGGAAATCCCGAGCCTGTTCGACGCGGGGGTAACCTCCATAGCAATTGACGCGTCGCACCTGCCTGACGTGGACAATCTTCTGACCAACCTGGCGTTGAGCCAATTCGTCCCGGCATGGGCAGGTTATGAAACCGAAGTCGGCGAGATTAAGGGAAAACAGGGGCTTTCCACGGTGGCGGAGGCCCTCTTCCTGATCCAAGGTCTCAACGCGCACAATCTCCATCCGGATTGGATCGCCCTGAACAACGGCACCACACACGGCATCGAGGCCAGTGCTGCGGGTATCCAGGTGGAACTGACGGCTCAGATTCACAAAGCACTGGAGCCCTACCATACTTCAGGGGCTCAGCATGGCACCTCGGGGAACAGTTTCGAGCGATTGAAGCGCATCGCCGGCGAAACCCACACCACCAAAGCAAATGTCGCCACTGCGCTTCAGATGGTTTCCTGGGGGCTCAAGGTAAACGAGTATGGAAACGCCATCCAGGACGAGAACGGAAACTTCATCAAAATACGCGACGCGGGGGTTTCCGACCCCCTGTGGGAGCAGATGGTGGCGTACGCTCGGGAAAAGGGCTTGAAAGGCGGGGACTTCAAGAAGCTCAATAAGCCATTCGAGAACAAACTGCTCGGCCAGCCTCGGGAGTACCGCCAGAAGATGATCCAGGCGGTTGATGACTTCATTTTCATGCTGATCACGGAAGTCTTCAACGGCCACGACACAGCGCCCCTGGCTGTCGAGGCGATTCTAAAGGCCGGTTCTTACGACTTGGGCCCCAAGGCCTCTCGTATCGAAGATCCAGCCCAATGGACCGAAGAGAAAATCCGAGAGAAAGCTAATTCCCTCGAATCCGACAAAGGCCCCTCCGGCAATTTCGAGGATTAG
- a CDS encoding prepilin-type N-terminal cleavage/methylation domain-containing protein, with protein sequence MKDTKAAAGFTVLEMAAAIAIIAALATIYFFLMDSYKERRMSEQAARVLMLAARVQEEFFAKEHRYFDAEVSGNGGDAFLTTPEGRKTDVKVPPNVVLSLKSRGTGKAAFTGQAFYLGGKVLHQYTSETGKMTTVSRAQDQAG encoded by the coding sequence ATGAAGGATACCAAAGCTGCGGCAGGTTTTACGGTCCTGGAGATGGCGGCGGCCATTGCAATTATTGCCGCGCTCGCGACAATTTATTTTTTTCTCATGGACTCTTACAAGGAACGCAGGATGAGCGAGCAGGCAGCGAGGGTCTTAATGCTCGCCGCCAGAGTGCAAGAAGAGTTTTTCGCCAAGGAACACCGTTACTTCGACGCGGAAGTGTCGGGAAATGGCGGGGACGCCTTCCTGACGACCCCTGAAGGGCGCAAAACGGACGTGAAAGTTCCGCCTAACGTAGTGTTGAGTCTCAAGTCGCGTGGTACTGGAAAGGCAGCCTTTACCGGTCAGGCATTTTACCTCGGCGGCAAGGTCTTACACCAATACACCTCAGAAACGGGCAAGATGACCACAGTTTCGCGAGCACAGGACCAGGCGGGATGA
- a CDS encoding diaminopimelate epimerase, which yields MEISFQKMHGTLNDFVVFHDLEGEVRLSSEQVARICDRRGGVGADGVIVVRPSSAADFFMDYVNADGSLAEMCGNGIRCLAKYVYDNGLTDKRHLAVETRAGVKALELLPGLNGKIETVRVNMGEPIFDADRIPVNIEHNGTPAIEHDIQAGDRVFPASILSMGNPHCVIVVDEDLESLLRRYGPTIENLPLFPAKTNVEFIRVMSRSHLVMRVWERGSGETFSCGTGACASAVAAQLKGLVDSRVTVELQGGNLDIDWKGPHNPVLMAGSAVFVFQGAIMV from the coding sequence ATGGAAATCAGCTTTCAGAAAATGCATGGCACCCTGAACGATTTCGTGGTCTTCCATGATCTCGAAGGCGAGGTCAGACTGTCGTCCGAGCAAGTGGCCCGCATTTGTGATCGTCGCGGAGGAGTGGGCGCGGACGGTGTGATCGTGGTTCGGCCATCGTCGGCCGCGGACTTTTTCATGGATTACGTAAATGCTGACGGTTCGCTCGCTGAAATGTGCGGAAACGGGATTCGTTGCCTGGCCAAATACGTCTATGACAATGGCTTGACCGATAAACGACATCTGGCGGTGGAAACCAGGGCCGGCGTCAAAGCATTGGAGCTTCTGCCAGGTCTGAATGGCAAGATCGAGACTGTCCGCGTGAACATGGGGGAACCTATCTTCGACGCGGATAGAATTCCTGTGAACATCGAGCACAACGGCACACCTGCCATCGAACATGACATCCAAGCGGGTGACAGAGTTTTTCCCGCATCCATTCTGTCCATGGGGAACCCCCATTGCGTGATCGTGGTGGATGAGGACCTCGAATCACTGCTTCGCCGCTACGGCCCGACAATCGAGAACCTTCCCTTGTTCCCTGCCAAGACCAACGTTGAGTTCATCCGCGTCATGTCGCGGAGCCATCTCGTCATGAGGGTCTGGGAGCGCGGAAGTGGTGAGACGTTCTCGTGCGGAACGGGGGCATGCGCATCCGCGGTGGCAGCTCAGTTGAAAGGTCTGGTGGATTCCAGGGTGACAGTGGAGTTGCAGGGAGGCAACCTGGATATTGACTGGAAAGGTCCACATAATCCAGTGCTTATGGCAGGTTCCGCTGTATTTGTTTTTCAAGGCGCTATAATGGTTTGA